Sequence from the Panicum virgatum strain AP13 chromosome 5N, P.virgatum_v5, whole genome shotgun sequence genome:
AGAAGTCAGCTGCTAGTCCTGCTGCTCCCACTGAGCCGCGAAAAGCCCCGAGTCCAGTAACTTCCCCTAAAGGTAGCTCATCTTCCTCAATTTTGTTGTTGGCCCTGCAGCTAGATATGATATTTCATCCTGATGTGTACCTATCTAACATATATTTTGTAGAATATAATGCGCCTCCTCCAACTGAAGTTGCACCTCCTGATCCCAATGTTGAGGTTGCTGCACCAGTAGCTCCTCCACAAGCTTCAGTTGAAAATCCCACGCCAATTCTTCCTGGAACACCTGCAGTGCTACCTTCTGTTCAGGCTCCTGCTCCATCTATTGCCCTCAATCCTAATCCACCTGTCATGCCACCTCCATCTGTGAACAATCAACCAAATAGGCCGGTTGGTTCAGGTATATTCTGACTGATTCTTGATTTCATGAATTCTTTCTGCATAGATCGCACCTCACTAACGAAAAATATTTGTAGTCCCGCCTCATCCACCCCCTGCACTGCCCCCTCCAGCAAATGACGTTCCGCCATACCCACCTTCAGGAAATTTTCCTGCTATTCCTCCTTCCGCTTCAGGTAAACTTTTTCCCTGAAAGTAGATCAAATCACTCAGATTCCATATCCCTTCTCATTTTCCCATTTCTTGAAAAGCAGTTCCACGTGTAAATCCCCCGATTGCATCACCTGTTATTGTACAAGCGCCGCGACAGCAGGCAGAGGCTCCAAATACTGAGCATAAGAGTGGTGAGGATAAAGTTACCTGATTTCATCAATTTGATTATGGTTTCTTCAGTACTTCTGTTCTAAATATTTGAATATTTGTTAATATCTAGGAAACACAGTGCCCCCAGCAAATACTTCCCCTCCTGCAAATCTCAAGAAGCATCACGTTCCACAGGCATCGCCTCCAAAGGAATCCACTGGTCAAACTTTCCCAGTTCACAAATCACACGTTACAGGTAATCTCAGTTAAATTTAGGCTGTTTCCACTTGTATATGACAATGTAGCTTGTCAACCAAAATTCCTTGTTTCAGGATCTGCGCCTGCAACAAGTCCTTTGCCCCAGAACACAAACATGCCTTCAATCCCGAAGAATGCTTCATCAGTGTCACATGCCCAACCCTCACCACCAAGTTTAGCTCCCAAATCGGCACCCACTAGTAGATCTCATGCTCGGGGATGGAAAACCAAGAATCCCAAGAATGTAGCAAATCCATCAATTGCCCCATCTCTCCCGCCATCGCACGCTCAAGGTCTGAAAATACACTTACACCTGCAGCCTAAATATTGTCAGCTGTGATCATGGATCTAAAAGGTTATGCGTTACAGGGCCCGAGATCTCACGAGCTCCAAGACAGACTGGGGCTAAAAGGCAAAATCACCATGCACCTCCACCAATGCCTCAAGGTAGTCTGAGCTAATGTCTGTCTATACATTGTATTCATTTCGCATGCTGACAACTTTCATGTATATTTTTTCCTGTCCAGGACATCCACGCTTTCCTGTACATCCCCCATCTCCTTCGCCATCATCATCGAGGGGTCccacaaacggaaagaaaagTATGTTGATGGCCTTGTTTCTTTGCCTCGCTTGTTAATGCTTTTTCCTCATGTCAATACAAAATTCCAAACTGCTGAATTTCATAGGGCATCATATTTCTCCTACTCTGCCTCCAATCCCTCCCCTGCCAGAGCCAAAGGCACCATCAGCTCATCCCATTTGGGCAttacctccaccaccacctaaTTCAGGTACACTTTTTGTATATATGTTCTCGTACGTTCATCATTTCAAATCGGATCTAATATTACCTGTATGATGTATGATATTAGTGATTTCTTACATCTTGAGCCTGTGAAATGCAGATTGCAATTCATTATCATGCCCTGAGCCTCTAACAGATCCACCTGCGGGAGCCCCATGTGCCTGTGTTCTACCAATCAGAGTCGGAATTCGTCTAAGTGTTGACCTTTATTCATTCTTTCCGTTGGTCTCTGATTTTGCTGAGGAGGTATCTTCTGGGGTAAACATGGCACAAAGGCAGGTTCGTGTGATGGGTGCAAATGTTGCCAGTGATCAACCTGACAAAACAATGGTTCTTGTTGATTTAGTACCAATGCAAGCGAAGTTTGACAATGCTACAGCATTTTCAGCATTTGAAAGCTTGTGGAGCAAAAAAGTTTCTTTAAAATCATCAGTCTTTGGGGACTATGAGATTCTCTATGTTGTATATCCAGGTCCGTGGTCCTGCTAGTGTCCTGCTCATTTTGTATTTGGTGTTCTTCTTACTGTCAAATCTATTATTGCTCGCATAGACATATAGTGGGCAATGCAGTGTCAAACAAATCATGCACATCTCATTTGTTGAACATGTTGAAAAATTCTGCACCACTAGTTCTTACCAAGAAATATGAATTTTGTGCAGGGCTTCCTCCTTCACCACCTTCAGCACCAGAAGGTGTTGGTGATGGGGCATTTGGCAACAACAGAAATGCAAGGGCAATGAAGCCTCTAGGGGTCGATATAAGAAGACCCAAGAGAAAAGTGAACGGCAGCCTAATCGCTATTGCTGTTTTGTCTACCATTATAGCATTGATTTTTTGCTGTCTGGCTGCATGGTTGCTGATACTCAGGTTCAGGGGTCCAAGTGACACAGCTCAAGGATTCGCACATagtgtacttccaaaattttCTAGGTCATCTGGTATGTGTTGATAGTCTGCTAATTTCCATAGTTGCACCAAATTGTGATATAGTTTACATTAGCTCTTTAATTCTTAGCGGAATAACATGTTACTATTTTTTTAGTGAACTGATGCCAATTTGCTGTTGGAATTCACAGTGAATTTATAGTCAATAAGAAAATATTATTTCTCATTGCTTTTCAGAGTAAATTCTTATTTAAAATGCCAGCCAACAGTGCTTGCAATAAGCTTTTCAGTTCAAAGGCTTTCTCTGCAGTTCCACATCCTGTTACATGTTCTTGTTAGAATAATAGTCCACTTTAGCCAGCTCTAATTTTCCTTCTCGAACATCTCAAATAATTGCAGGCACTGGTCACATGCTTTTAGCTGGTGCTGGTCGCCATAGTTCAC
This genomic interval carries:
- the LOC120673420 gene encoding receptor-like serine/threonine-protein kinase ALE2 produces the protein MRTLAVVALLLASALGSRGTTLAPSPAVTNSPANQGQTSSPPEPAFALGPVTVPTAPSTRSAPSPEKSAASPAAPTEPRKAPSPVTSPKEYNAPPPTEVAPPDPNVEVAAPVAPPQASVENPTPILPGTPAVLPSVQAPAPSIALNPNPPVMPPPSVNNQPNRPVGSVPPHPPPALPPPANDVPPYPPSGNFPAIPPSASVPRVNPPIASPVIVQAPRQQAEAPNTEHKSGNTVPPANTSPPANLKKHHVPQASPPKESTGQTFPVHKSHVTGSAPATSPLPQNTNMPSIPKNASSVSHAQPSPPSLAPKSAPTSRSHARGWKTKNPKNVANPSIAPSLPPSHAQGPEISRAPRQTGAKRQNHHAPPPMPQGHPRFPVHPPSPSPSSSRGPTNGKKRHHISPTLPPIPPLPEPKAPSAHPIWALPPPPPNSDCNSLSCPEPLTDPPAGAPCACVLPIRVGIRLSVDLYSFFPLVSDFAEEVSSGVNMAQRQVRVMGANVASDQPDKTMVLVDLVPMQAKFDNATAFSAFESLWSKKVSLKSSVFGDYEILYVVYPGLPPSPPSAPEGVGDGAFGNNRNARAMKPLGVDIRRPKRKVNGSLIAIAVLSTIIALIFCCLAAWLLILRFRGPSDTAQGFAHSVLPKFSRSSGTGHMLLAGAGRHSSPSGPSGSLGSSIATYTGQAKTFKFAEIDKATNGFDDSKVLGEGGFGCVYQGTLEDGTTVAVKVLKRYDGQGEREFLAEVEMLGRLHHRNLVKLLGICIEENARCLVYELIPNGSVESHLHGADRETAPLDWNSRMKIALGAARALAYLHEDSSPCVIHRDFKSSNILLEHDFTPKVSDFGLARTARGEGNQHISTRVMGTFGYVAPEYAMTGHLLVKSDVYSYGVVLLELLTGRKPVDMSRPAGQENLVAWARPLLTNVLSLRQAVDPLLGPNVPLDNVAKAAAIASMCVQPEVAHRPSMGEVVQALKLVCSEGDDCLASGRFSQELPMHSTAVYDATGMEAERVLISEIFGSTPVFTPAANSGSFRKQSSSGPLMTGKNRTFWQRLRSLSRGSMSEHGFSPDYETRSQYSGR